In Humulus lupulus chromosome 6, drHumLupu1.1, whole genome shotgun sequence, a single genomic region encodes these proteins:
- the LOC133783325 gene encoding mediator of RNA polymerase II transcription subunit 32-like: MDNIVDSLQNAYQVFVAAAANVLEAKESCSAQKTVATDAALENFKQKWELFRVACDQAEEFVESVKQRIGSECLVDEATGSVVGKSASGPAATTGLPPISAVRLEQMSKAVRWLVIELQHGSGSSANAAAHSHPPGAPFDARFSEDPAQ, from the coding sequence ATGGACAATATAGTTGATTCTTTACAGAATGCATACCAAGTGTTTGTTGCTGCAGCTGCTAATGTTCTTGAAGCTAAGGAAAGTTGTAGCGCCCAGAAAACAGTAGCCACTGATGCAGCTCTTGAGAATTTCAAACAGAAGTGGGAATTGTTCAGAGTGGCTTGTGATCAAGCTGAGGAGTTTGTGGAGTCTGTCAAGCAAAGGATAGGATCAGAGTGCCTTGTGGATGAGGCCACAGGCTCAGTGGTTGGAAAGTCTGCCAGTGGCCCTGCTGCCACTACTGGTCTTCCACCAATTAGTGCTGTTCGTTTGGAACAGATGAGCAAAGCTGTTAGGTGGCTTGTCATTGAACTTCAACATGGTTCTGGTTCTTCTGCTAATGCAGCCGCTCATTCCCACCCACCAGGAGCTCCATTTGATGCTAGATTTTCTGAGGATCCAGCTCAATAG